The bacterium genome includes a region encoding these proteins:
- a CDS encoding 4-phosphoerythronate dehydrogenase, which translates to MLIIADENIPLIREAMSPVGDVRLVAGRSLTRRDVAEADVLLVRSVTRVDADLLDGTPVRFVGTATIGTDHIDLPYLQQRGIGFSSAAGSNARSVVEYVVAALIETSLRAGEPLAGKTLGIVGRGNIGSALAKVAPALGLKVLVNDPPLERAGDPGPFVALDDLLRESDFVTFHVPLNREGPDCTIHLLGDAGLAAMKPTAVMLNTSRGPVVDNAALLTALQSGWLRGAILDVWEGEPDIDTRLLEMVNIATPHIAGYSLDGKTNGTTMLAAAVREFFGFEELWQPSLPEPAEPTIEIGAQSSFEAFLAEAVRHSYPILEDDERLRRSLALPEDRRPEWFDRLRKEYPVRREFRNFRLSAPELPEEWKSCAEALGFRL; encoded by the coding sequence ATGCTCATAATTGCAGACGAGAACATCCCGCTGATTCGCGAAGCCATGTCGCCCGTCGGCGATGTGCGACTGGTGGCCGGCCGCTCGTTGACCCGTCGCGATGTCGCGGAGGCGGACGTGCTGCTGGTGCGGTCCGTCACGCGGGTCGATGCCGACTTGCTCGACGGCACGCCGGTCCGTTTCGTCGGGACTGCTACGATCGGGACGGATCACATCGATCTGCCCTATCTCCAGCAGCGGGGAATCGGATTCTCCAGCGCGGCCGGCAGCAATGCCAGGTCGGTCGTCGAGTACGTCGTCGCGGCGCTTATCGAGACTTCCCTTCGCGCGGGGGAGCCGCTGGCCGGCAAGACGCTCGGGATCGTTGGGCGAGGGAACATCGGCTCAGCCCTTGCCAAAGTGGCCCCGGCCCTGGGACTCAAAGTCCTGGTCAACGATCCGCCGCTGGAGCGCGCCGGCGACCCAGGTCCTTTCGTCGCACTGGATGATCTGCTCAGAGAATCCGACTTTGTCACCTTCCACGTTCCGCTCAATCGCGAGGGGCCCGATTGCACCATCCACCTGCTTGGGGATGCTGGCCTGGCGGCGATGAAGCCCACGGCCGTCATGCTGAACACCTCCCGGGGGCCGGTTGTCGACAATGCGGCGCTCTTGACCGCGCTGCAATCCGGCTGGCTGCGCGGCGCCATCCTTGACGTCTGGGAGGGTGAACCCGACATAGACACCCGTCTTTTGGAGATGGTCAACATCGCCACGCCTCACATTGCAGGATACAGCCTGGACGGGAAGACGAATGGCACGACGATGCTGGCGGCCGCGGTTCGTGAGTTCTTCGGCTTCGAAGAGCTCTGGCAGCCCAGTCTTCCGGAACCTGCAGAGCCGACCATCGAAATCGGCGCACAATCCAGTTTCGAGGCCTTCCTGGCCGAGGCGGTGCGGCATTCCTACCCGATTCTCGAAGACGATGAACGGTTGCGCCGCTCCTTGGCGCTCCCTGAGGATCGCCGCCCCGAGTGGTTCGACCGTCTGCGCAAGGAATACCCCGTGCGGCGCGAGTTTCGGAACTTCCGGCTGAGTGCGCCGGAATTGCCCGAAGAATGGAAATCGTGCGCCGAAGCGCTGGGATTCCGGCTCTGA